Proteins from a single region of Methanocellales archaeon:
- a CDS encoding DevR family CRISPR-associated autoregulator codes for MLEKKQTKEMSHIVGTFLVSANGAFLNGAGIDTSGEDRTSVIPKQFSNGKYRVPYVSAQAWRRWLRDTLIEETEWPKSTLHAIKQSERGTTSKIAGELNPIDYPEDDLFGYMRSEEGQGRTKKAEEESSGEEESSGEETQQRIKVKALIRASPFMSSILVSLRKFGWKGKDEGFVHLEEGTPVPYSTVFYNTNLQAIFGLDMTRAGVFRNVGDRIELREELIKPGTESGKLKEREKDIYELSDSNAAKIRAGELLHAISILRGGAKQAAFATDVSPKVLILAGLDCGNLILNNIFEDNPDQASHDGPNIKVETLKEIAADYADRLVTPIYIGIRKGYLNLENEKTIRTLANGDSRFVVDTPINITKAFVSKHLGYDRDKTAQ; via the coding sequence ATGTTAGAAAAGAAACAAACCAAAGAAATGAGTCACATAGTCGGAACATTCCTTGTTTCGGCTAATGGGGCATTCCTGAACGGTGCCGGCATAGATACATCTGGTGAAGATCGAACCAGCGTTATACCCAAGCAGTTCTCCAATGGAAAGTACCGAGTGCCGTATGTATCAGCGCAGGCATGGCGTCGCTGGTTGAGGGACACGTTAATCGAAGAAACTGAGTGGCCAAAGAGTACATTGCATGCCATCAAGCAGAGCGAGAGGGGGACTACCAGTAAGATAGCAGGAGAGCTGAATCCGATCGACTATCCTGAGGACGATCTATTTGGATATATGAGGTCTGAGGAAGGACAAGGGCGTACCAAAAAGGCAGAAGAAGAATCTAGTGGTGAAGAAGAATCTAGTGGTGAAGAAACTCAACAAAGAATTAAAGTTAAGGCACTGATCAGAGCGTCTCCATTTATGTCCTCGATTCTAGTATCACTGCGGAAATTTGGATGGAAAGGAAAGGATGAGGGTTTCGTTCATTTAGAGGAGGGGACACCTGTTCCATATTCTACGGTCTTCTATAACACCAATCTACAGGCTATATTTGGATTGGATATGACACGTGCTGGAGTTTTTCGTAACGTTGGTGACCGCATAGAATTGCGTGAAGAACTCATCAAGCCTGGGACTGAGTCTGGTAAACTGAAAGAGCGAGAGAAGGATATTTACGAACTCTCAGATAGTAATGCTGCGAAAATTCGCGCAGGAGAGCTTTTACATGCTATTTCAATTCTGCGAGGTGGTGCCAAACAGGCAGCGTTTGCAACAGACGTATCTCCAAAAGTACTAATTCTTGCTGGGCTTGATTGTGGCAATCTGATACTCAACAATATATTCGAAGACAACCCAGATCAAGCATCACATGATGGACCAAACATAAAAGTAGAGACGCTCAAGGAGATCGCAGCAGACTATGCAGATCGATTGGTTACTCCTATTTATATCGGAATTAGAAAAGGCTATCTTAATCTCGAAAACGAGAAAACGATACGTACACTCGCCAATGGCGATTCAAGATTTGTTGTTGATACACCGATCAACATAACAAAAGCGTTTGTTTCCAAGCATCTTGGATATGATCGAGACAAAACGGCGCAGTGA
- a CDS encoding winged helix-turn-helix domain-containing protein, which yields MSDKMACISPDGKPTALGEKILEAAKDPRTPEEIASTLKLPLFRVRSGLRDLVEAGYLKEEHGKYMITEKGLKALE from the coding sequence ATGAGTGATAAGATGGCATGCATTAGTCCAGATGGTAAACCTACTGCATTAGGAGAGAAGATTTTAGAGGCAGCGAAAGACCCTCGCACACCAGAGGAGATAGCGAGCACGCTTAAACTCCCACTTTTCAGGGTGAGAAGTGGATTAAGGGATCTGGTGGAAGCGGGATACTTGAAAGAAGAGCACGGAAAATATATGATAACGGAAAAAGGGCTTAAAGCTTTGGAATGA
- a CDS encoding peroxiredoxin, whose protein sequence is MNMEREQESESVRLPRLGEKAPEFEAVTTQGKLKLSDFKGSWLILFSHPADFTPVCTTEFIGFAEIFDELQSRNVQLMGLSIDSVYSHISWVRNIEEKFGVKIPFPVIADLNKEVASLYGMVMPGESKTETSRCVFVIDPDGILRAMIYYPLTTGRNMDEILRIIDALQTTDKHHVATPANWRPGEPVIVPTPPTQEAAEERLKQGFDCKDWYFCKKKLDE, encoded by the coding sequence ATGAATATGGAGAGGGAGCAGGAGTCAGAAAGTGTTAGACTACCCAGATTGGGTGAAAAAGCGCCGGAGTTTGAGGCAGTAACAACACAAGGTAAGCTGAAACTCTCCGATTTTAAGGGAAGCTGGCTCATACTGTTTTCACATCCAGCCGACTTCACGCCCGTATGCACGACAGAGTTCATAGGATTCGCAGAGATCTTTGATGAGTTGCAGTCGCGCAATGTCCAGCTTATGGGATTGAGCATAGACAGCGTTTATTCCCACATATCTTGGGTCAGAAACATTGAGGAGAAGTTCGGTGTAAAGATACCATTTCCAGTGATTGCAGACCTGAATAAAGAGGTGGCAAGCCTTTATGGCATGGTAATGCCAGGAGAGAGCAAGACAGAAACGTCAAGATGCGTCTTTGTGATCGACCCGGACGGAATCCTTAGAGCGATGATATACTATCCACTGACGACGGGCAGGAACATGGACGAGATATTGAGAATCATAGATGCACTACAAACAACAGATAAACATCATGTGGCCACTCCAGCTAACTGGAGACCAGGTGAGCCAGTAATAGTTCCAACACCACCGACTCAGGAGGCTGCTGAAGAAAGACTAAAGCAGGGATTCGATTGTAAAGACTGGTATTTCTGCAAGAAGAAGTTGGATGAGTGA
- the cas5 gene encoding CRISPR-associated protein Cas5 has translation MDKLIHATIRGITATFRIPLIVSGKSLCAPVPSYSTLLGFIGCCAGREVYPDEVRIGFEYRFGEGTSGAGLGVDMETTHRFELKDDRLRPHPKGTSIRFYEFHAYPVLELYLDNMDFFDILMQPAGIPTFGRSQDLAWIERVEKVDVEQKPSGKVCTTLMPFPQEAVGGRMLRLPEFFDNKKTGVTRDPMNIRLFQVIPTGSIIVNPNLYHVKTDEDDDHVIYLHKWAGIDGKE, from the coding sequence ATGGATAAACTAATCCATGCTACAATCAGGGGGATTACAGCAACGTTTAGGATCCCTCTTATCGTGAGCGGTAAATCTCTCTGTGCCCCAGTACCGTCATACTCTACACTGCTTGGATTTATCGGATGTTGTGCAGGAAGAGAAGTTTATCCCGATGAGGTTAGGATAGGCTTTGAGTATCGTTTTGGTGAAGGTACTTCTGGTGCCGGATTGGGTGTGGACATGGAGACAACCCACCGATTTGAACTTAAAGATGATAGGTTGCGACCCCACCCCAAAGGAACATCCATAAGATTCTATGAATTCCATGCGTACCCAGTTTTAGAATTATATTTAGATAATATGGATTTCTTTGATATTCTCATGCAACCTGCTGGGATTCCAACCTTCGGAAGATCACAGGATTTAGCATGGATCGAGAGGGTTGAAAAGGTAGATGTGGAGCAAAAGCCATCTGGTAAGGTCTGTACAACACTCATGCCATTTCCACAAGAGGCCGTGGGTGGTAGGATGCTAAGACTTCCGGAATTCTTTGACAACAAAAAAACTGGAGTGACAAGAGACCCCATGAATATTCGATTATTTCAAGTTATTCCCACAGGCTCGATCATTGTGAATCCGAATTTATATCACGTAAAAACCGACGAGGACGATGATCACGTTATATATCTCCACAAGTGGGCAGGAATTGATGGCAAAGAGTGA
- the cas6 gene encoding CRISPR-associated endoribonuclease Cas6, producing the protein MRAKIFVRKISRGSLPFDYQYALASMLYGKLALGNIRLANESHSHQGFKFYNFSNLVIQDRKPSRKGLAFEDAYFILTSPDVEFVRSFAEGLLQEPDFRLYDQKFIVNRIEILEQMSLKSPSTFRAISPIFVKTLREENGELKEWDLYPTDGKFHENIHKNLVERYTEYNRSPPEKDHFHLTRVRYFKGKRILIGSGENATPRRCSLITFDLEASPELLNFAYDAGIGEKNAMGFGCLEVLRRNDDDE; encoded by the coding sequence ATGCGCGCCAAAATATTCGTAAGAAAGATCTCAAGAGGATCGCTTCCTTTTGATTATCAATATGCCCTAGCCTCGATGCTATATGGGAAGCTGGCACTAGGAAACATTAGGCTAGCGAATGAATCTCACTCCCATCAGGGCTTCAAGTTCTACAATTTTTCAAATCTGGTTATCCAAGATCGCAAGCCATCGCGCAAAGGATTGGCATTTGAGGATGCTTATTTCATTCTTACCTCTCCAGATGTCGAGTTTGTGAGAAGTTTTGCCGAAGGCCTTTTGCAGGAGCCTGATTTCCGCCTTTATGACCAGAAGTTCATCGTGAACAGGATCGAAATCCTGGAGCAGATGAGCCTCAAAAGCCCTTCCACCTTCAGAGCGATAAGCCCGATATTCGTGAAAACGCTGAGAGAGGAGAACGGCGAGCTTAAGGAATGGGACCTCTACCCGACAGACGGCAAATTTCATGAGAATATCCATAAAAATCTGGTGGAGCGCTATACCGAATATAATAGATCACCCCCAGAAAAAGATCACTTTCACCTCACCAGAGTAAGGTATTTTAAGGGAAAGCGCATTCTGATAGGCAGTGGCGAAAATGCCACGCCCAGAAGATGCAGTCTGATTACTTTTGATCTGGAAGCAAGTCCCGAGTTGCTGAACTTCGCATACGACGCCGGCATAGGAGAAAAGAATGCGATGGGTTTTGGATGTTTGGAGGTCTTGAGGAGAAACGATGATGACGAGTGA
- a CDS encoding DUF86 domain-containing protein: MDEKEKISLKLRSMKKYVDFLSSKRNVSREELEENYELRSAIERNFQLAIESTLDIGEVIISVEGFEKPEDYKSVILILGKHAILPKDFAEEFALAAGFRNVLVHMYEEVDMGILQDFLHNRLDDFDTFAKLMVEYVRSR, from the coding sequence ATGGATGAAAAGGAAAAAATATCCCTCAAGTTACGGTCGATGAAAAAGTATGTGGATTTTTTATCGTCAAAAAGAAACGTGTCAAGGGAAGAACTGGAAGAAAATTATGAGTTAAGAAGTGCCATCGAAAGGAACTTCCAGTTGGCGATAGAGTCAACGCTTGATATAGGTGAGGTCATCATCTCTGTCGAGGGGTTTGAAAAGCCAGAGGATTACAAGAGCGTGATATTGATCCTTGGAAAGCACGCTATTTTGCCCAAGGATTTCGCCGAAGAATTTGCATTAGCGGCCGGCTTTAGAAATGTCCTGGTCCACATGTATGAAGAGGTGGATATGGGCATTCTCCAGGATTTCCTGCACAACAGGCTGGATGATTTTGACACGTTTGCGAAGCTCATGGTCGAATACGTCAGGTCGAGGTAA
- a CDS encoding desulfoferrodoxin translates to MGARGEKGGLKTTKRLQVYRCNVCGNIVEVLYAGVGQLVCCGQPMELLEEKTEDVGKEKHVPVIERTKDGVKVKIGSVPHPMEKSHHIGWIQVIADGKAYRHFLTFNDLPEATFVVKADKITARECCTIHGLWISKD, encoded by the coding sequence TTGGGGGCAAGGGGTGAAAAAGGAGGACTTAAAACGACCAAAAGATTGCAGGTTTATAGGTGCAATGTTTGTGGGAATATTGTAGAAGTATTGTATGCAGGAGTGGGACAACTGGTGTGTTGCGGGCAACCGATGGAGCTGCTTGAAGAAAAGACAGAAGATGTTGGGAAGGAAAAGCATGTTCCGGTAATAGAAAGAACAAAAGACGGAGTTAAAGTTAAAATAGGCTCAGTGCCTCACCCGATGGAAAAAAGCCATCATATAGGGTGGATACAGGTAATTGCCGATGGAAAAGCCTACCGTCATTTCTTGACATTCAACGATCTTCCAGAAGCGACCTTTGTTGTCAAAGCTGACAAAATAACAGCCAGAGAATGCTGTACTATACATGGATTATGGATAAGTAAAGATTAG
- a CDS encoding nucleotidyltransferase domain-containing protein, whose product MSKGAILEKIKGLFNARSCVELAYLFGSMARGERGKLSDVDVGVYLNDALVKEERDEEMLNILSEIVSLLKTDKVDVVVMNDAPVSLNYEIIKCNAPLFVREGGKKIDVEQRILSGYLDRKYHEKMASDIFLKKVMEEGITY is encoded by the coding sequence GTGTCCAAGGGAGCTATATTAGAGAAAATTAAAGGGCTATTTAACGCTCGCTCATGCGTTGAACTTGCGTATCTGTTCGGCTCTATGGCCCGGGGGGAGAGGGGGAAGTTGAGCGATGTAGATGTAGGAGTATATCTCAATGATGCTTTGGTCAAAGAGGAGAGGGATGAAGAGATGCTGAACATCCTCAGCGAGATAGTCTCGCTATTAAAAACGGATAAAGTGGATGTGGTGGTAATGAATGATGCACCCGTTTCCCTCAATTACGAGATAATAAAATGCAACGCCCCCCTCTTTGTAAGGGAAGGAGGGAAAAAAATTGACGTCGAGCAAAGGATTTTATCCGGATATCTGGACAGGAAATATCATGAAAAGATGGCCTCTGACATATTCCTGAAAAAGGTGATGGAGGAAGGCATCACCTATTAG